The region ACTCTAAATATAATATAGTTTGGTAATATGAACATAGTTGATAATAGGTCGAAACCTGGTGGTCGACTTATCTTCAATCGCTGACCcaaaatatacacaaatattttcaaacaacaaaTACTGCAGACCTATCTTATTTATACGCCGATTGAGACAAGAACCACTGTTGAATTTCTCTTCaacaaatcgatttttcagGATTTTCAGCAGGACACTATATCCACTATCAATAAAAGATATGATATGCGTGGATCAATTATTTTTGGGGGTATACCTTAAGGGCGGTTCTTACACTTTGAATAGCCGAATTAGCACTATATTTGCCCTGCAACTGTAAATCTAACCTCGGTTGCCGATGTAAACATATTTAATAATATCTCCAAACCTGACTGGTTTCAACAGCTGACTAATAGCAGATGAGTTTGTGCACCGAATAAATTGACTCCATACACGTTACATCcagagaaagaaattttataattctgaCTGTTAAGTTTACAGGATAGATTTATTACATATTCGCATATACTTGTCATGTACTATTTATGCAGTTTTATTCAACGACTTTATATAATGTTACATCAGTATTTTAGATTTAACGGTGTACATGAATCGGTAAGTATTTCTTCCATCACTACTTCAGGTAGGACTGATGATAAATTAGCAAGATTGAAAAGAATAATATGAACTGTTGCCGGTATatcattttgtttgttttattgGGTCATGTGGTCTCACATTTACAGAGCGTTCGCAGCCAGTGCTTTGTGTGCTTTGAGAATCGCTGTGCAGCCTAATTCTTTTTTGATGATgttgaaaatagaatttatGAAGTTCGAAGGAGTCCTTTGCGGGCACCCGTTCAACTGTCCGACGACACAATTTAGCATAGTTTCGAGGTCGCTGTTGATAGAGAGAATAATTCGTTATCAATTTAGGTGTTTATCGAAGGCATGTCATCCATCCATCTCTACCAAGAATATCCATCAGGTTCGAAACATGCGCATTTTCACTTACCTGCAATCTTCTAGATCTACGGCGAATTCCGGGAGATCGAACGGTTTTGGAATTACGGCACTGGGGCTGCTGGTAGTGACCTCAGTGGATTCAGCGGAGGTTGAATTGTCAGGGAGACAGATATTCAGACTGTCAATTTTTGCCTCGAGACATTCAATCCCGCCAGTTTCGAAAAATCCTATAGAAATTAAATATGCGGGTATTTCACCCGTTTATAGACACgattgtatacgtgtataagtTTGGAGGTAGCATGAGAATGTGGTTGActcaatgaataattctttatCCGTATTGCAGAAGTTATTTACCTAAGAGTTGACTTCCATCGTTCTCGCAAACAAATTCCATCACTGGAGACGAAATGTTTACTAGAAGTTCGATAGCCTGGCGTTCCTCTAAATCCAAACAAGGTTTGATCGCATCTATGGCTTGGGTCgcccagtttttcaaaatcccgaACGAGAGACAAATCACTGCGAAATCATCAGAAATCAACTCCTCAGAGCTCGAATCATCAGAAGCGTCTGATTCAATGCTGTTGTCCGTTGAATTTATTACGGACTCAATTGTATTCTGCAAGTTTGCCAAGCCTTGAACGGCAGTATCGTACGCGGTGGGTCCACCATTCTTGTTGCACTTTGCCTTTACAAGTTCTTCATCATACTCGTCACTATCGTCTTCACTGAGAGGGTTGACCTTCACCTTCCCAAGAAGCTCTACGTAGGTCTGTTTTGCGGGAGGCTTCTGCGGTTCTTCCGCTTGAGCGACGCCCGAATTCAGAATTCCTGTTGCAGAAACGGGCATTGCACAAGAATGAGTCGTGTAAAAATTGCAAGTACACTCTACCGGACGACTTTCATCCGGCTCTTGGTGGAGAAAAAATCaatcgagaaattttcatgcTTTTCATTGATCCAAATTTCtcgaattcaaattcaaagatAGCCAAAAAATACACCTCACGTCTCGGTCATGGCCTAGATCCTCGTATTGTGGAAAGGTTTAATATGATAAAGTAACTTACCAGCGACCAAAAAAAACCCGAAAGCGATAAGGATCTTCATTTCGCTGAAAAGCAGTAAGACTGTGATCAACTAATAtgtcgttcaaaataattatgtagCAGAACTTGCGACGCCTCAACTCACAAATGTGACGTTTTGCTTCTTCGTCGATCGAATTCCAGTTAACGTGTGAATTTCAGTTAGAGGTCGACTGCCTTTTATACaagatattttctttttttttttatccccaaCTTGATCTTTGACCTCCAACTGTAAATGTAATCTCGGTTGTTGTGTTaacataattaataatatctcCAAACCTGAATGGTTTCAAAAGCTGACCCGAAATATACGtggataattaaaaaaaaaaaaaaaatatatcaaacaCGTATCTCCTTTATATGCTGATTGTAATAAAAACCGCCGCTGAATTTCTCTCCGGAAAATCGATATTTCTAGATTCTTTAAAAATGCCATGCGTTCTTTTGATAGAACCAATTGGACATTATATCCACTATCAATAGAAGATAATACGCTTGCATCCCTTATTTTTTTGAGGGTAAACTTTAAGAGCAGTTCTTTATACACCTCAAACGACCGAATCAGCACGTTCAAGAAATATGTCTCTAATGTTTTGCAATGTAGGTACTCCAACGTCGGTGAAACGCACCTCGGGTGTTTTACTTTAACAGTGTACGGATATACACAATTTGTTATGTGTGTACATCTGTAGATGATTGATTTTATCAGAATGGAACATTCGTTGTCTAAGAAATTAGTGGTGAAGATTATTTTCACGATAAGTTTTTGGTTGAACTCTGGGACACCAGTATTTATTTTACCCCAcgtatgtgaaaaatttatgtatagaatttttttcgggTTATCAGTCAAGTGAAGAGtgttttgattattttatcacaAGTCTGGCGTGCAATATGACAAACATcatctatattatataatgtGGTGAACTGATTAGAGGgtttgaaaaacaagcggAATCTATATTGATGAACTTCAGACttgcatttttgtttatcGGCACTTATGTGAACGTGTTTTCTAACACAATCTACCACGCAGTCCACGCAATCTATCCGCATTTCGGTCTCTTCTTTTGACATCATATCAAATAACTTATTGTTGGTCCAAATCAGATTTGGCATAGGGTGGCATAGTAAcaaaatcgatattttgctGAATCTGAAAGA is a window of Neodiprion pinetum isolate iyNeoPine1 chromosome 4, iyNeoPine1.2, whole genome shotgun sequence DNA encoding:
- the LOC124217094 gene encoding 27 kDa hemolymph glycoprotein-like, giving the protein MKILIAFGFFLVAGILNSGVAQAEEPQKPPAKQTYVELLGKVKVNPLSEDDSDEYDEELVKAKCNKNGGPTAYDTAVQGLANLQNTIESVINSTDNSIESDASDDSSSEELISDDFAVICLSFGILKNWATQAIDAIKPCLDLEERQAIELLVNISSPVMEFVCENDGSQLLGFFETGGIECLEAKIDSLNICLPDNSTSAESTEVTTSSPSAVIPKPFDLPEFAVDLEDCSDLETMLNCVVGQLNGCPQRTPSNFINSIFNIIKKELGCTAILKAHKALAANAL